One genomic segment of Thermodesulfovibrionales bacterium includes these proteins:
- the hpnJ gene encoding hopanoid biosynthesis associated radical SAM protein HpnJ: protein MKTLLLNPPSFENFDGGAGSRWPARREITSFWYPVWLSYPAGMLKGSKLLDAPSHGVTPEETVEMSAAYDFVVVFTSTPGFKNDVVLAERIKAVKPGMKIAFVGPHVSVLPEESLKASSAIDFVARREFEYSVVEFASGKGLDDIKGVSFRKEGQFIHNPDREPLTDLDSLPFAVEVYKRDLDITKYNVPFLLYPYIAFYSSRGCPAKCSFCLWPQTFSGHRWRTRSSDNVAEEVRRARELFPDVKEIFFDDDTFSWGKRRVLDLCEKLKPINFTWSCTSRVHTDYETLKAMREAGCRLLIVGFESGDPTILQNVCKGASPEQAKVFMKNCKKLGILVHGDFIIGLPGETRETIEETMRFAQELDCETIQVSIAHAFPGTAVHDYMRNHGYLTDDDMFDELGHQLANIRYPGLTRHEIVDAVERFYGRYYFRPRIILRIIRRAVFDRNERIRLYREAREYLNLRAKRKKFVKDASATQRNAMF, encoded by the coding sequence ATGAAAACATTGCTATTGAATCCTCCTTCCTTCGAAAACTTCGATGGGGGCGCGGGCTCGCGTTGGCCGGCGAGACGTGAAATTACCTCATTCTGGTACCCGGTCTGGTTATCTTATCCGGCCGGTATGCTCAAAGGAAGCAAGTTGCTCGATGCACCTTCACATGGTGTTACCCCCGAGGAGACCGTAGAAATGTCTGCGGCTTATGATTTTGTTGTTGTATTTACAAGCACACCGGGTTTTAAGAACGACGTAGTTCTGGCTGAACGGATCAAGGCTGTCAAGCCCGGCATGAAAATAGCGTTTGTCGGGCCACACGTGAGCGTGCTGCCCGAGGAGAGCCTCAAAGCGTCGTCGGCGATAGATTTTGTGGCGAGGAGAGAATTCGAATACTCTGTAGTGGAGTTCGCCAGCGGCAAGGGCCTAGACGACATCAAAGGGGTCAGCTTTCGAAAAGAGGGGCAATTCATACACAATCCGGACCGCGAACCGCTGACTGACCTGGATTCACTCCCGTTTGCCGTTGAGGTTTACAAGCGCGATCTTGACATAACAAAATATAATGTTCCGTTCTTATTGTATCCTTATATTGCCTTTTATTCGTCCCGCGGCTGCCCAGCGAAATGCAGTTTTTGTTTGTGGCCTCAAACGTTCAGCGGGCATCGCTGGCGCACGCGCAGCAGCGATAACGTGGCAGAGGAGGTTCGCCGCGCACGCGAACTTTTTCCTGATGTAAAGGAAATATTTTTTGACGATGACACGTTTTCCTGGGGTAAGCGGCGTGTGCTCGATTTATGCGAGAAACTGAAGCCGATAAATTTTACCTGGTCCTGCACTTCACGCGTCCATACTGACTATGAAACGCTAAAGGCTATGCGCGAAGCGGGCTGCCGGCTCCTAATAGTCGGGTTCGAGTCAGGCGATCCAACGATTCTTCAGAATGTCTGCAAAGGAGCGTCCCCCGAACAGGCAAAGGTGTTCATGAAGAACTGCAAGAAGCTCGGAATCCTCGTTCATGGGGATTTCATCATAGGCCTTCCGGGGGAAACCCGGGAGACCATCGAAGAGACCATGAGATTTGCTCAGGAACTCGACTGCGAAACAATCCAGGTCTCTATTGCTCATGCTTTTCCCGGCACCGCAGTACATGATTACATGCGTAACCATGGCTATCTGACGGACGACGACATGTTCGATGAATTGGGGCACCAACTGGCCAACATCCGGTATCCAGGCCTGACGCGGCACGAAATCGTTGATGCAGTCGAACGCTTTTATGGGCGCTACTACTTCAGGCCCAGGATCATTCTGAGGATTATTCGCAGGGCCGTGTTTGACAGAAACGAGCGCATTCGCTTATACAGAGAAGCCAGAGAATACCTCAACCTTCGGGCCAAAAGGAAAAAGTTTGTAAAAGACGCTTCCGCGACCCAGAGGAATGCCATGTTTTAA
- a CDS encoding cation diffusion facilitator family transporter, with protein sequence MGTVSRTDRAADIKSVLLITLCLNILVSSAKVTYGYWTHSIAIISDGFHSLFDGISNIAGLIGIRIAASPPDEEHPYGHRKYETVFTIFVGLMMILTCTEILKGAYRSLSGSSEVRVTTASFIVMIATMCVNIFVSWYEGRKGKQLSSEFLIADARHTRNDIYSTCGVIASLILTELGFPLADPLAGIIVGLLVAKAGISVIRESIETLVDRKATDTITIRNVVCTVDGVRDCHKIRARGNQNHIFIDLHVLVDPSLSVEKGHVIASSVEYALKNNISNVVDVVVHVEPFPKVSQDK encoded by the coding sequence ATGGGAACTGTGAGTAGAACGGACCGAGCGGCAGATATCAAATCAGTATTGCTGATCACCTTGTGCTTGAACATCCTTGTCTCATCAGCCAAGGTCACTTACGGCTATTGGACCCACTCCATCGCGATAATATCCGACGGCTTTCATTCCCTGTTTGATGGAATCTCCAATATCGCAGGCCTGATCGGAATACGTATCGCAGCCAGTCCACCAGATGAAGAACATCCCTACGGTCACCGGAAATATGAGACGGTATTTACTATATTTGTCGGGCTCATGATGATTCTGACCTGCACGGAGATACTGAAAGGGGCGTACAGGTCGTTGTCCGGGAGCTCCGAAGTCCGGGTAACCACGGCGAGCTTCATCGTCATGATCGCGACGATGTGTGTAAATATTTTTGTCTCGTGGTATGAGGGCCGGAAAGGGAAACAATTGAGCAGTGAGTTTCTCATCGCTGACGCCCGGCATACCAGGAACGATATTTATTCAACGTGTGGGGTGATAGCCAGCCTTATTTTGACAGAGCTGGGGTTCCCACTGGCCGACCCGCTAGCGGGAATTATTGTTGGTCTCCTTGTTGCGAAAGCAGGTATCAGCGTTATCAGAGAATCCATAGAAACACTCGTTGATAGAAAGGCGACCGATACGATCACTATAAGGAATGTCGTCTGCACTGTAGACGGTGTTAGGGATTGCCATAAGATTAGGGCGAGGGGTAACCAAAACCACATCTTTATTGATCTCCACGTGCTTGTCGATCCATCCCTCTCCGTCGAGAAGGGGCATGTAATCGCAAGTTCGGTCGAGTATGCACTGAAGAATAATATTTCAAATGTTGTCGATGTTGTTGTCCATGTCGAACCATTTCCCAAGGTTTCCCAGGATAAATAA
- the sppA gene encoding signal peptide peptidase SppA produces the protein MRNAILVTLFFVLFSGCAGLNISLLPKTEPLEEKVLEGEGRPKVLLIDLDGVISFKDERESLISRRGPSKVAFFREALLKAEADPEIAGLIVRINSPGGTVAASDTIYHEIMSFKDKRKIPVYAYIMELGASGGYYVASAADRIIASPTAITGSIGVIAVKLNMEGLFSKIGISDETYKSGPKKDAWTPFRPSSAEEKKMLQEIVDRLYARFLGVVYLGRQKVLTEEEVRSLADGRIVTADDALKARLIDETAYLDETIHAMKKALHTENARVVTYVRPKTFTSNIYSEYPETPVQGRQVINLISMNGEDLTLFSGVQFMYLWNP, from the coding sequence ATGAGGAACGCTATTCTCGTTACTTTGTTTTTTGTGCTTTTTTCGGGATGCGCCGGGCTTAATATATCCCTTCTGCCCAAGACAGAACCCCTTGAGGAAAAGGTTCTCGAAGGTGAAGGCAGGCCCAAGGTGCTCCTTATCGATCTGGATGGGGTGATCTCTTTCAAGGATGAAAGGGAGAGCCTGATTTCCAGGAGGGGACCCTCGAAGGTCGCCTTTTTCAGAGAGGCGCTTCTGAAGGCAGAGGCTGATCCTGAAATAGCCGGCCTAATCGTAAGGATTAATTCTCCCGGCGGCACCGTAGCCGCAAGCGATACCATCTACCACGAGATCATGAGCTTCAAGGATAAAAGGAAGATACCCGTTTACGCCTACATCATGGAACTCGGCGCCTCAGGGGGATATTACGTTGCCTCGGCAGCAGACCGCATCATTGCGAGTCCCACCGCCATTACCGGCAGTATAGGCGTCATCGCCGTAAAATTGAACATGGAGGGTCTCTTTTCCAAGATCGGGATTTCCGACGAGACGTACAAGTCAGGTCCGAAAAAGGACGCCTGGACACCGTTCCGTCCGAGCAGCGCCGAGGAGAAAAAGATGCTTCAGGAGATCGTTGACAGACTTTACGCCCGCTTCCTCGGAGTGGTTTACCTGGGCCGACAGAAAGTCCTCACCGAAGAGGAAGTAAGATCTCTTGCTGACGGTCGCATAGTAACGGCGGATGACGCCCTCAAGGCCAGACTCATAGACGAGACGGCCTATCTCGATGAGACGATTCACGCGATGAAGAAGGCGCTCCATACCGAAAATGCCAGGGTAGTTACCTACGTCCGTCCCAAGACCTTCACATCGAATATCTATTCAGAATACCCCGAAACGCCTGTGCAGGGTCGGCAGGTGATCAATCTTATCTCGATGAATGGAGAAGATCTCACGCTCTTTTCCGGCGTACAGTTCATGTATCTCTGGAATCCTTAG
- a CDS encoding ChaN family lipoprotein, producing MRTDRAWQRWLISLISAVALSFCLLLSPTCAASGSVLRVSDGRVISFGQMIREIRGANFVFVGESHDSMRDHAIQLEIIQALHEADIPLAIGLEMFMTGSQKILDRWTSGRLGLDRFLDAYYDNWRLPWPLYRDIFLYAREHTIPMAALNVPDEIIRKVSQRGFASLTPAEKSQLPQGISCNVDPAYMDFIRKAYRRHAQDSSFLYFCEAQMVWDRSMAFHLEDYLNKNADRTVVVLAGIGHAWKRGIPEHLKKGSAGRSRVILPEVPGHVDKDIVSIADADYIVLAEP from the coding sequence ATGAGAACCGATCGAGCCTGGCAGAGATGGTTGATATCTTTGATATCTGCAGTCGCGCTCTCCTTCTGCCTTCTTCTTTCACCGACCTGCGCTGCCTCAGGCTCTGTCCTGAGGGTGAGCGACGGACGCGTGATCAGCTTCGGACAGATGATCAGGGAGATTAGGGGCGCAAATTTTGTCTTTGTAGGGGAATCTCACGACAGTATGAGGGACCACGCAATACAGCTGGAGATCATACAGGCGCTCCATGAAGCAGACATTCCGCTTGCCATCGGCCTTGAGATGTTTATGACAGGGAGCCAGAAGATTCTTGACCGATGGACATCGGGCAGACTGGGCCTAGATCGCTTCCTCGATGCCTATTACGACAACTGGAGGCTCCCTTGGCCGCTTTACCGTGACATCTTTCTTTATGCCCGAGAGCATACCATACCCATGGCCGCACTGAATGTCCCCGATGAGATCATACGGAAGGTCTCTCAAAGGGGCTTCGCCTCCCTCACTCCCGCGGAGAAGAGTCAACTGCCCCAGGGCATAAGCTGCAACGTCGATCCTGCATATATGGATTTCATCAGAAAAGCATACAGGAGACATGCTCAGGACAGTTCATTTCTCTATTTCTGCGAGGCACAGATGGTCTGGGATAGATCTATGGCCTTCCATCTCGAGGACTACCTCAACAAGAATGCCGATCGCACCGTAGTGGTGCTGGCAGGAATTGGCCACGCCTGGAAAAGAGGAATTCCGGAGCATCTGAAAAAAGGCTCTGCGGGGAGAAGCAGGGTGATACTCCCGGAAGTCCCGGGACATGTGGATAAGGATATCGTTTCGATTGCAGATGCGGATTACATAGTGCTTGCAGAACCCTAA